Proteins encoded within one genomic window of Triticum aestivum cultivar Chinese Spring chromosome 2D, IWGSC CS RefSeq v2.1, whole genome shotgun sequence:
- the LOC123048183 gene encoding dehydration-responsive element-binding protein 1C: MDQPGKGYTTVTTAPPKRPAGRTKFSETRHPVYHGVRRRAGRWVSEVREPNKKSRIWLGTFATPEAAARAHDVAALALRGRGACLNFADSVSLLAVDPATLRTPEDIRTAAIALAESACPAAAQASASESAPAMMTMQEAAAAPYDDDLQFVDMDQHSYYYDGMGAGGYWNTNGDDEDDDDGAGDITLWSY; the protein is encoded by the coding sequence ATGGACCAGCCTGGCAAGGGATACACGACGGTGACGACGGCGCCGCCGAAGCGGCCGGCGGGGCGGACCAAGTTCAGCGAGACGCGGCACCCGGTGTACCACGGCGTGCGGCGCCGCGCGGGGCGGTGGGTGAGCGAGGTGCGCGAGCCCAACAAGAAGTCGCGCATCTGGCTCGGCACCTTCGCCACCCCGGAGGCCGCCGCGCGCGCCCACGACGTGGCCGCCCTCGCCCTGCGCGGCCGCGGTGCCTGCCTCAACTTCGCCGACTCCGTGTCCCTGCTCGCCGTCGACCCCGCCACGCTCCGCACGCCCGAGGACATCCGCACCGCCGCCATCGCGCTCGCCGAGTCCGCGTGCCCCGCCGCGGCCCAGGCGTCCGCTTCAGAGTCCGCGCCGGCGATGATGACGATGCAGGAGGCCGCGGCGGCGCCGTACGACGACGACTTGCAGTTCGTTGACATGGACCAGCATTCCTACTACTACGATGGGATGGGTGCTGGCGGCTACTGGAATACAAATGGGGACGACGAGGACGATGACGACGGTGCCGGAGACATCACGCTCTGGAGCTACTGA
- the LOC123051004 gene encoding indole-2-monooxygenase: MAWFLLLFPLSLLFVHYWFTGKTGKKQQQQQREDRLPLPPSPPSLPFIGHLHLIGALPHVSLRGLARRHGPDVMLLRLGVVPTFVVSSPRAAEAVLRTHDHVMASRPRSLVNDIIMYGASDVAFAPYGEYWRQARKLATTHMLSAKKVRSFRGTIMDEVSIVTAKISDAAAVGGTLNMSELLRSFAYDMACRIVSGESFLKERRSKLCQDLSHDTSRLLGGFNVEEYFPILTRVGLLKKAVCAKAERVRHRWADLLEELINDHLSKGKSTFDHKGGDFLDILLSAQEEYGLTRDHIKALLTDVFFGLTNTSSNTLEFTLAELMRRPCLMRKLQDEVRSIVPLGQETVSETDIDKMMYIRAVIKESLRLYPVAPFLPLHLAMGDCNIAGYMVPAGTHILVNVWAIGRNSNSWEDAEEYIPERFIDEGSAVHVNFKGNDFQFLPFGAGRRMCPGINLGITNIELMLANLMYHFDWELPAGVERKDVDMAEVFGLTVRRKEKLMLVPKPRMWPQE; this comes from the exons ATGGCATGGTTTCTATTgctcttccctctctccctcttgttTGTGCATTACTGGTTCACTGGGAAGACAGgaaaaaagcagcagcagcagcagcgagaaGACCGCCTCCCGCTCCCGCCTTCACCGCCGTCACTGCCCTTCATCGGCCACCTGCACCTCATCGGCGCCCTCCCGCATGTCTCCCTCCGTGGCCTTGCCAGGAGGCATGGCCCTGACGTGATGCTCCTCCGCCTCGGCGTCGTGCCGACATTCGTCGTGTCGTCACCGCGTGCAGCAGAGGCGGTGCTGCGCACGCACGACCACGTCATGGCGTCACGTCCCCGCTCACTGGTCAACGACATCATCATGTACGGTGCGTCCGACGTCGCCTTCGCGCCATATGGCGAGTATTGGCGGCAGGCAAGGAAGCTCGCCACCACCCACATGTTGAGCGCTAAAAAGGTGCGGTCTTTCCGCGGCACCATCATGGACGAG GTGAGCATAGTGACGGCCAAGATCAGCGATGCTGCCGCAGTAGGTGGTACTTTGAACATGAGCGAGCTGCTCAGGTCATTCGCGTATGACATGGCGTGTCGTATCGTGTCGGGGGAGTCCTTCTTGAAAGAAAGACGGAGCAAGCTGTGCCAGGACCTTTCCCATGATACTTCACGGCTGCTAGGAGGGTTCAACGTGGAGGAGTACTTCCCAATATTGACTAGGGTAGGATTGCTTAAAAAGGCAGTTTGTGCAAAGGCTGAGAGAGTGAGGCATAGATGGGCCGATTTGCTGGAAGAGCTGATCAATGATCATTTGAGCAAGGGCAAGTCAACATTTGATCATAAGGGTGGCGACTTCTTAGATATCCTATTGTCTGCTCAGGAGGAGTATGGTCTCACAAGAGATCACATTAAAGCTCTATTAACG GATGTATTttttggtttaacaaacacatCATCTAACACCCTCGAATTCACCTTGGCCGAGCTCATGAGGAGGCCATGCCTGATGAGGAAGCTACAAGACGAGGTGAGGAGTATCGTACCCCTAGGACAAGAAACTGTCAGTGAAACCGACATCGACAAGATGATGTACATAAGAGCAGTGATAAAGGAGTCACTCCGGTTGTATCCTGTTGCACCTTTCCTTCCGCTACACCTTGCCATGGGAGACTGTAACATCGCTGGGTACATGGTTCCTGCTGGAACGCACATCCTCGTCAATGTATGGGCCATTGGTAGGAACTCCAACTCCTGGGAGGACGCAGAAGAATACATACCGGAAAGATTTATAGACGAAGGCAGCGCTGTGCATGTCAACTTCAAGGGGAATGATTTCCAGTTCTTGCCGTTCGGGGCAGGACGAAGGATGTGCCCTGGTATAAACCTCGGAATCACCAATATCGAGCTTATGTTGGCTAATCTCATGTACCATTTTGATTGGGAACTGCCAGCCGGGGTTGAGAGAAAGGACGTTGATATGGCAGAGGTGTTTGGGCTAACCGTGCGTCGGAAGGAGAAACTGATGTTAGTTCCAAAACCACGTATGTGGCCACAagaataa